From a single Desulfovibrio sp. ZJ209 genomic region:
- a CDS encoding AAA family ATPase: MYIESFHIDGFGALSGVEVEGLAPGLSIFLGRNEAGKSTCLEFLRTMLTGYPNPRASEARRSFAPVSGGLAGGSLTLRCPGADGAAETIHLTRRPGPSGGTVTLNLPDGAPLSPDVLRQLLFGVDREVYRSVFGFSLGELENFESLDGEGVRNALYGASFGPGLRAPGEALKLLEKQEEEIFRRGGSKPALNAALGQLEALRARIEDVTAECAGFDALAEDFAKKKAELAALRARKADLEDERRHLERRLGVWRQWDEWRMAGARLERLTPVREDFPEDGAARLARLEEAREACERQVAAREEKLARLRQRLEAVSVDAALLAALPELRRLSERKSGYRQALGQIGVLEESVRRAEAALAHGLAQLGPGWSPQRIRETDRSLFAREGLERQAREMTAAVTAHQAAIDGLTRANRDVEAAERAVNAARDALAVLPAPVAELSDEARDELRQAMARLEEKRRLIPARERAVEQARTAFGRAFDQLRVTGMPLPAAGPAAAVEDASALLDGLLARQEDALGVARSMQARLQEAADITTAVRQAEERAETVKKRMDSLREAQRNAGGQTREALDARASALRALRALSANMSTERDRLQELDNRISSEQAPAPVMSVPLIVVGALLILSGGGILLAHWLLGITEYALTPEISLPVTLWSGYLVLASGVGFLAGGLPRSGPEARRFQREMAQLQSRRETCALHVAELGDQTRQLCAAAGVDSMDLVTLEATEMLLEREREQCFHEERARRDMEALKREYAEARSLLATLESRAHEKESEVQQARRQWHGLMQSLHVTSVPSPESAATFFARAESARLAFGGVAAAQGELNALLDEVNALEARASAVPPVAARMAEGGLSLEEAVREVMDACREADAAREQRIRAASTLQNHENELERAQARQREASDRLRADEARLSEARSAWGQCLAGLGLEQDLDPETVREAFKLMEDCLDAEAQLERARGELAQTRAELAALEEPLTALAENLARLPERDADAACDWLATLDALFADAESAAGAEAERQRLAGLLSEEEDELRAEMAALDMARERERNLLARAGAGDAEDFLRLAALLVEYRELTRRRQDLEDALRLAADTRPLEEFLASFHEGDQETQEKRLAAVQAELDAMGDAEQDLAGRVAGLSARVGALSRDEELARMRQEEASLLERMERMALAWSRRALAAALLRQAKLSFEKERQPEVIREASAIFSTITDGRWRGISASLEDASLLILPPAGEPVEPQFLSRGAQEQAYLALRLAYIKSHALHAAPLPVIMDEVLVNFDPERAQRTARAFADLAAGRDGHQILYFTCQPHMVDVLRAAAPDAPLFKVENGRIAAA, translated from the coding sequence ATGTATATCGAATCCTTCCACATCGACGGCTTCGGCGCCCTCTCCGGCGTGGAGGTGGAGGGCCTTGCGCCGGGCCTTAGCATCTTTCTCGGGCGCAACGAGGCGGGCAAGTCCACCTGCCTCGAATTTCTGCGCACCATGCTCACGGGCTATCCCAATCCCCGCGCCAGCGAAGCGCGGCGCAGTTTCGCGCCCGTTAGCGGAGGCCTCGCTGGTGGGAGCCTGACTTTGCGCTGCCCGGGGGCGGACGGCGCCGCCGAGACCATCCACCTCACCCGCCGCCCCGGGCCCTCGGGGGGCACCGTGACCCTGAACCTCCCCGACGGCGCCCCGCTTTCCCCGGATGTGCTCCGCCAACTGCTCTTTGGGGTGGACCGCGAGGTCTACCGCTCGGTGTTTGGATTCAGCCTGGGCGAGCTCGAGAATTTCGAGAGCCTTGACGGCGAGGGCGTGCGCAATGCGCTCTATGGGGCGAGCTTCGGGCCCGGGCTGCGCGCTCCGGGCGAGGCGCTGAAGCTGCTGGAAAAGCAGGAGGAGGAGATCTTCCGGCGCGGTGGCAGCAAGCCCGCGCTCAACGCGGCCCTCGGCCAGCTGGAGGCGCTGCGCGCCCGCATCGAGGATGTGACCGCCGAATGCGCCGGTTTTGACGCCCTTGCCGAGGATTTCGCCAAGAAGAAGGCGGAGCTCGCCGCCCTGCGCGCCCGCAAGGCAGACCTCGAAGACGAGCGCCGCCACCTTGAACGCCGCCTCGGCGTGTGGCGCCAGTGGGACGAATGGCGCATGGCCGGCGCGCGCCTCGAACGGCTCACACCCGTGCGCGAAGACTTCCCGGAGGATGGCGCCGCCAGGCTGGCGCGCCTTGAGGAGGCCCGCGAGGCCTGCGAACGCCAGGTTGCCGCCCGGGAGGAAAAGCTCGCGCGGCTTCGGCAGCGTCTTGAAGCCGTCAGTGTGGATGCGGCTCTCTTGGCGGCGCTCCCCGAGCTTCGCCGGCTTTCCGAGCGCAAGAGCGGCTACCGGCAAGCCCTCGGCCAGATCGGCGTCCTTGAGGAAAGCGTGCGGCGCGCAGAAGCCGCCCTCGCGCACGGCCTCGCCCAGCTGGGCCCGGGCTGGAGCCCCCAGCGCATCCGCGAAACCGACCGCTCCCTCTTTGCCCGCGAGGGGCTGGAAAGGCAGGCGCGCGAAATGACCGCCGCGGTCACCGCGCACCAGGCCGCCATCGACGGCCTCACGCGCGCCAACCGCGACGTGGAGGCCGCCGAGCGCGCTGTGAACGCCGCGCGGGACGCGCTTGCGGTGCTGCCCGCGCCCGTGGCCGAGCTTTCGGACGAGGCCCGGGACGAACTGCGCCAGGCCATGGCGCGCCTTGAGGAAAAGCGCCGCCTCATCCCGGCCCGCGAGCGCGCCGTCGAACAGGCCCGCACGGCCTTTGGCCGCGCCTTCGACCAGTTGCGCGTGACGGGCATGCCGCTTCCGGCCGCAGGCCCGGCAGCCGCCGTTGAGGACGCCAGCGCCCTTCTGGACGGCCTGCTGGCCCGGCAGGAGGACGCCCTTGGCGTGGCCCGCAGCATGCAGGCGCGCCTCCAGGAGGCGGCGGACATCACCACCGCGGTGCGCCAGGCCGAGGAGCGGGCCGAAACCGTGAAAAAACGCATGGACAGCCTGCGCGAGGCGCAGCGCAATGCCGGCGGCCAGACCCGCGAGGCGCTGGACGCCCGCGCGAGCGCCCTGCGCGCCCTGCGCGCCCTTTCGGCCAACATGTCCACCGAGCGCGACCGCCTGCAGGAGCTCGACAACCGCATCTCGTCGGAGCAGGCGCCGGCGCCGGTGATGAGCGTGCCGCTCATCGTGGTGGGCGCCCTGCTCATCCTCAGCGGCGGGGGCATCCTCCTCGCGCACTGGCTGCTCGGCATCACGGAATACGCGCTCACGCCCGAGATCAGCCTGCCCGTCACCCTGTGGTCCGGTTATCTCGTACTCGCGAGCGGCGTGGGCTTCCTCGCGGGGGGGCTCCCGCGCAGCGGGCCCGAGGCCCGGCGCTTCCAGCGGGAGATGGCGCAACTGCAAAGCCGGCGCGAAACCTGCGCGCTGCATGTGGCGGAACTGGGCGACCAGACCCGCCAGCTCTGCGCGGCCGCAGGCGTGGACAGCATGGACCTTGTCACACTGGAAGCCACGGAAATGCTCCTCGAGCGGGAGCGCGAACAGTGCTTCCATGAGGAGCGCGCCCGGCGCGACATGGAGGCGCTCAAGCGCGAATACGCCGAGGCCCGCTCCCTGCTCGCCACGCTGGAAAGCCGCGCCCATGAGAAGGAAAGCGAGGTGCAGCAGGCGCGGCGCCAATGGCACGGCCTCATGCAGTCGCTCCATGTGACGAGCGTGCCCTCGCCGGAAAGCGCCGCCACCTTTTTCGCCCGGGCGGAATCCGCGCGCCTCGCCTTCGGGGGCGTTGCCGCCGCGCAGGGGGAGCTCAACGCCCTGCTGGACGAGGTGAACGCCCTTGAGGCCCGTGCGTCCGCCGTGCCGCCCGTGGCCGCCCGCATGGCGGAGGGCGGACTTTCCCTCGAGGAGGCCGTGCGCGAGGTCATGGACGCCTGCCGCGAGGCCGATGCCGCGCGCGAGCAGCGCATCCGCGCCGCATCGACGCTCCAGAACCACGAGAACGAGCTGGAGCGCGCCCAAGCGCGCCAGCGCGAGGCCTCGGACAGGCTGCGCGCCGACGAGGCCAGGCTTTCCGAGGCGCGGAGCGCCTGGGGACAGTGCCTGGCCGGGCTCGGGCTGGAGCAGGACTTGGACCCCGAGACCGTGCGCGAAGCCTTCAAGCTCATGGAAGACTGCCTCGACGCCGAAGCGCAGCTTGAGCGGGCGCGCGGGGAACTCGCCCAGACCCGCGCGGAGCTCGCCGCGCTCGAGGAGCCCCTCACCGCCCTCGCCGAAAACCTCGCTCGCCTCCCGGAGCGCGATGCGGACGCCGCCTGCGACTGGCTCGCCACCCTCGACGCCCTCTTCGCCGATGCGGAAAGCGCGGCCGGCGCCGAGGCCGAACGCCAGCGGCTCGCAGGGCTGCTCTCCGAAGAGGAGGACGAACTCCGGGCCGAAATGGCGGCCCTCGACATGGCGCGGGAGCGGGAGCGTAACCTGCTGGCCCGGGCCGGCGCGGGCGATGCGGAGGACTTTCTGCGATTGGCCGCGCTGCTTGTGGAATACCGCGAGCTCACCCGGCGCCGGCAGGACCTGGAGGACGCCCTCAGGCTCGCCGCCGATACACGGCCGCTCGAGGAATTCCTTGCATCCTTCCATGAAGGCGACCAGGAAACGCAGGAGAAGCGCCTCGCCGCCGTCCAGGCGGAACTTGACGCCATGGGCGACGCCGAGCAGGACCTGGCCGGCCGAGTGGCGGGGCTCAGCGCGCGCGTGGGCGCGCTCTCGCGCGACGAGGAGCTGGCCCGCATGCGCCAGGAGGAGGCCTCGCTCCTCGAGCGCATGGAGCGCATGGCCCTCGCCTGGAGCCGCCGCGCGCTTGCCGCGGCCCTGTTGCGGCAGGCCAAGCTGAGCTTTGAAAAGGAGCGCCAGCCCGAGGTCATCCGCGAGGCGTCGGCCATCTTCTCGACCATCACGGACGGCCGCTGGCGCGGCATCAGCGCCTCGCTGGAGGACGCGAGCCTGCTCATCCTGCCCCCCGCGGGCGAACCCGTGGAGCCGCAGTTCCTGAGCCGGGGCGCGCAGGAGCAGGCCTATCTCGCGCTCAGGCTCGCCTATATCAAAAGCCACGCCCTGCACGCCGCGCCGCTGCCCGTCATCATGGACGAAGTGCTCGTCAACTTCGATCCCGAACGCGCCCAGCGCACGGCCCGCGCTTTCGCCGACCTCGCGGCCGGCCGCGACGGCCACCAGATCCTCTACTTCACCTGCCAGCCGCACATGGTGGACGTGCTGCGCGCGGCCGCGCCGGACGCCCCGCTCTTCAAGGTGGAAAACGGCCGTATCGCCGCCGCCTGA
- a CDS encoding autotransporter outer membrane beta-barrel domain-containing protein: MGPVTAFSLAVIRCLARARARCRVLAALTLLAPALAMGAAPALAAGNLNIISATTIDANADYNDITGSGANLTVSGARVTANDIRCPTVHMLARNAVITSAQNFRMGPMYVENSTLSAGNIFQTSATGRMVTDNSHIDANIISLGWDYLLNQAAPPTDGPHQHNNSVLTARSNIMLYGGLEVVSGDTVVTSDSGNISARMVDGLTQREGATLTLQAPRGKITAQNIVATNLAAQSLYANNVTMQGGSFTLTGPLDPAANNNIVTDAFTLRNSKSSIAGLSVGGPAVVSGGELTAGELVAQRGLAVNDHARAGIESLTLQNGTLLAVNSRVAVERFKESTGASAVVGHNAALGLGTADADWIVRQFDAADGSSLGPVTAALAVAKPQALSALPGIVVDGAVMGRPSGVTPGRAIFAPRSLLVVNAASAAANGAGALSGGSFDVRSGAKLYIPDAVNGATYKVLNGAGAYADASAWNGANLASGTPLLELVRLPQFGMIGTRQVPAASVFPGLDPSLSGAADGAFGSGSMGPTYVDSDIAGIRFLSRATSRDYIGNDARLAAITIESAARMAVLGAVPQMTMAANQAASNAMGQRTGTEPEGGMEFMGEDGAPVEDPLHRHGWALWIMPLFQSTNGFGMTAGNWDMDFSGTLGGIALGCDYTFESALRLGLSLNLGGGYARGSGELAPTDNNMGFWGLGAYAGWQKGNFGLAADVAYTSAYNSLTQDLPAGMQMRPLKSDVSSWALGAGLRAEYRIPTPWLDVTPHAGVRYLYLNTESYDVKSNGTVLEGEAMHQNIWTFPVGVAFSRELPLPSGWRCRPMLDLSVIPAAGDMDAKTNIRFTGTRTDVELETQIMDHITWRGALGVEFSGGDMAFGLGYSFQGGLKTSAQGVTASFSYQF, from the coding sequence ATGGGCCCTGTCACTGCGTTTTCGCTCGCCGTCATCCGCTGCCTCGCAAGGGCCCGGGCGCGTTGCCGCGTCCTTGCGGCGCTCACTCTCCTCGCGCCGGCGCTTGCCATGGGCGCGGCGCCGGCTTTGGCCGCGGGCAACCTGAACATCATCAGCGCCACGACCATTGACGCCAATGCGGACTATAACGACATCACCGGCTCCGGGGCCAATCTCACCGTCTCGGGCGCCCGCGTCACCGCCAATGACATCCGTTGCCCGACGGTACACATGCTGGCCCGCAACGCGGTCATCACCTCCGCGCAGAATTTTCGCATGGGCCCCATGTATGTGGAAAACAGCACGCTCAGCGCGGGCAACATCTTCCAAACGTCTGCCACGGGCAGGATGGTGACGGACAACAGCCACATTGACGCGAACATCATCTCCCTCGGCTGGGATTATCTCCTCAACCAGGCCGCCCCGCCCACGGACGGCCCGCACCAGCATAACAACAGCGTGCTCACCGCCAGGAGCAACATCATGCTCTATGGCGGCCTCGAGGTGGTGAGCGGGGATACGGTGGTCACCAGCGATTCCGGCAATATCTCCGCACGCATGGTGGACGGCCTCACGCAACGCGAGGGCGCCACGCTGACCCTGCAGGCCCCCCGCGGCAAGATAACGGCCCAGAACATCGTGGCCACCAACCTGGCGGCCCAGAGCCTCTATGCCAACAATGTCACCATGCAGGGCGGCAGCTTCACCCTGACCGGGCCGCTTGATCCAGCGGCCAACAACAACATCGTCACCGACGCCTTCACGCTCCGAAACAGCAAATCTTCCATTGCCGGCCTGAGCGTGGGCGGCCCGGCCGTCGTTTCCGGCGGCGAACTCACGGCCGGGGAGCTTGTGGCGCAGCGGGGCCTTGCGGTCAACGACCACGCGCGCGCCGGCATCGAATCCCTGACGCTCCAAAACGGGACGCTGCTCGCCGTCAACAGCCGCGTGGCCGTGGAGCGGTTCAAGGAGTCCACGGGGGCGAGCGCGGTTGTGGGCCATAATGCGGCCCTGGGCCTCGGCACCGCCGATGCCGACTGGATTGTGCGCCAGTTCGACGCGGCCGACGGCAGCTCCCTCGGGCCGGTCACCGCGGCCCTCGCCGTGGCGAAGCCGCAGGCGCTTTCCGCGCTTCCCGGCATCGTGGTGGACGGCGCCGTCATGGGGCGCCCCTCAGGCGTGACGCCGGGCCGCGCCATTTTTGCGCCCCGTTCCCTCCTCGTGGTCAACGCGGCCTCGGCGGCCGCCAATGGCGCCGGCGCCCTTTCGGGCGGCAGTTTCGATGTCCGCTCCGGGGCGAAGCTCTATATCCCCGACGCCGTCAACGGGGCGACCTACAAGGTCCTCAACGGCGCGGGCGCCTATGCGGACGCGAGCGCCTGGAACGGCGCCAACCTCGCCTCGGGGACACCCCTGCTGGAGCTGGTGCGCCTGCCCCAATTCGGCATGATCGGTACGCGGCAGGTGCCGGCCGCAAGCGTGTTCCCCGGGCTGGATCCCTCCCTTTCCGGGGCGGCCGACGGGGCCTTCGGCTCGGGCAGCATGGGTCCCACCTATGTGGATTCGGATATTGCGGGCATCCGTTTCCTCTCCCGCGCCACCAGCCGCGACTATATCGGCAATGACGCACGGCTGGCGGCCATCACCATCGAGAGCGCCGCGCGCATGGCCGTGCTCGGCGCCGTGCCGCAGATGACCATGGCCGCCAACCAGGCGGCCAGCAACGCCATGGGGCAGCGCACGGGCACCGAGCCCGAGGGCGGCATGGAATTCATGGGCGAGGACGGCGCGCCCGTGGAGGATCCGCTTCACCGGCACGGCTGGGCCTTGTGGATCATGCCGCTTTTCCAGAGTACCAACGGCTTCGGCATGACCGCCGGCAACTGGGACATGGATTTCAGCGGTACACTTGGCGGCATCGCGCTCGGCTGCGACTATACTTTCGAGAGCGCGCTGCGCCTGGGCCTGAGCCTCAATCTTGGAGGGGGCTATGCCCGCGGCTCGGGCGAGCTCGCGCCCACGGACAACAACATGGGCTTCTGGGGTCTGGGCGCCTATGCCGGCTGGCAAAAGGGCAATTTCGGCCTTGCGGCGGACGTGGCCTATACTTCGGCCTACAACAGCCTCACGCAGGACCTGCCCGCGGGCATGCAGATGCGCCCACTCAAGAGCGACGTGTCCTCTTGGGCACTCGGCGCGGGCCTGCGCGCCGAATACCGCATCCCTACGCCCTGGTTGGACGTGACGCCGCACGCCGGTGTCCGCTACCTCTACCTGAATACGGAGAGTTATGACGTGAAGAGCAATGGCACGGTTCTGGAAGGCGAGGCCATGCACCAGAACATCTGGACCTTCCCCGTGGGCGTGGCCTTCTCGCGCGAGCTTCCGCTGCCAAGCGGCTGGCGCTGCCGCCCCATGCTGGATCTCTCGGTCATTCCCGCGGCCGGAGACATGGACGCGAAGACGAACATCCGCTTTACGGGCACGCGCACCGATGTGGAGCTGGAAACGCAGATCATGGACCACATCACCTGGCGCGGCGCCCTAGGCGTGGAATTTTCGGGCGGCGACATGGCCTTCGGCTTGGGCTACAGTTTTCAGGGCGGCCTGAAAACCTCGGCCCAGGGGGTGACGGCGAGCTTCAGCTACCAGTTTTAG
- a CDS encoding DUF4139 domain-containing protein, translating to MAKIHWIPRAGALALFGALLCLSLAWPVAAAAPARPHAAGFTLASPATALLSPVGGRLAVEERLAPEASGPEAGKTLVFALPPDADNLQLSVPGQTIVRWSTEPVELTESAALARAREELVTERMRLDARLAAVNAAIALWQSPENAGAQDVAQRGRFIAESVPELALEKEMLEARVKLLRQRIERLPAGARLGELVRVTLQKPVPAGEKVLVRYSYIWRHCGWSAVYDFNARPEEGKGGVIDVRLMADVWQYSGIDWQGTKVTLATRGTGPREPAPLPEWVVDSQPRPQPRPVPLALNAARSAKVAAEGAADAAPANAGVAADTTSVYASWTLAEAGLPEGRSRLLITADAWEAPLQWLARPSRGDSRVWLLAKYDLAGDTAWPEGMAEYSVDGQGVGSGMFRPRGGEATLYFGADPRVSVRTFDDARKKGESGIISTSKTWTWAWTYTVSNGHARPVMVKLERPAPVVVDQGVTVTLKDEPPAQKNEQEHMLFWNVEVPGHGKASVKHSVTISSPEKLQLFPDVP from the coding sequence ATGGCAAAGATACATTGGATCCCCCGCGCTGGTGCCCTTGCGCTGTTCGGGGCGCTGCTCTGCCTCTCCCTCGCGTGGCCGGTGGCCGCCGCGGCGCCTGCGCGCCCGCATGCGGCCGGTTTTACGCTGGCGAGCCCGGCCACGGCCCTGCTCTCGCCCGTGGGCGGGCGCCTTGCCGTGGAGGAGCGGCTTGCGCCCGAGGCTTCCGGGCCTGAGGCGGGCAAGACCCTTGTTTTCGCGCTCCCGCCGGATGCTGACAACCTTCAGCTCTCCGTGCCCGGGCAGACCATCGTGCGCTGGAGCACCGAGCCTGTTGAGCTCACGGAATCCGCCGCGCTCGCCCGCGCGCGGGAAGAGCTCGTCACCGAGCGCATGCGCCTCGACGCGCGCCTTGCGGCCGTCAATGCCGCCATCGCCCTCTGGCAGTCGCCGGAAAACGCCGGCGCGCAGGACGTGGCCCAGCGCGGGCGGTTCATCGCCGAGAGTGTGCCGGAACTTGCGCTGGAAAAGGAAATGCTGGAAGCGCGCGTCAAGCTCCTCAGGCAGCGCATCGAGCGCCTGCCCGCCGGCGCGAGGCTTGGCGAGCTCGTGCGCGTGACCCTGCAAAAGCCCGTGCCGGCCGGGGAAAAGGTCCTTGTGCGCTATTCCTACATCTGGCGCCACTGCGGGTGGAGCGCTGTCTATGATTTCAACGCCCGGCCGGAGGAAGGCAAGGGCGGCGTCATCGACGTGCGCCTCATGGCCGATGTCTGGCAGTATTCGGGCATTGACTGGCAGGGGACGAAGGTCACGCTGGCCACGCGCGGCACAGGCCCGCGCGAGCCCGCGCCCCTGCCGGAATGGGTGGTGGATTCGCAGCCGAGGCCCCAGCCGAGGCCCGTGCCCCTGGCCCTCAATGCGGCGCGCAGCGCCAAGGTGGCGGCCGAGGGCGCCGCGGACGCGGCCCCGGCCAATGCCGGTGTCGCCGCCGACACCACATCGGTCTATGCGAGCTGGACGCTCGCGGAGGCGGGCCTCCCCGAGGGGCGTTCGCGCCTCCTGATCACGGCGGACGCCTGGGAGGCGCCGCTCCAATGGCTCGCCAGGCCCAGCCGGGGCGACAGCCGCGTGTGGCTGCTCGCGAAGTATGACCTTGCGGGCGACACGGCGTGGCCCGAGGGCATGGCCGAATACAGCGTGGACGGCCAGGGCGTGGGCTCCGGCATGTTCCGCCCGCGCGGGGGCGAGGCGACGCTCTATTTCGGGGCGGACCCGCGCGTCAGCGTGCGCACCTTCGACGACGCCCGCAAGAAGGGCGAGAGCGGCATCATCAGCACCAGCAAGACCTGGACCTGGGCGTGGACCTATACCGTGAGCAACGGACACGCGCGGCCCGTCATGGTGAAGCTGGAGCGCCCGGCCCCGGTCGTCGTGGACCAGGGCGTCACCGTGACCCTGAAGGACGAGCCGCCGGCGCAAAAGAACGAGCAGGAGCACATGCTGTTCTGGAACGTGGAGGTGCCGGGCCACGGCAAGGCCAGCGTGAAGCACAGCGTCACCATTTCCTCGCCGGAGAAGTTGCAGCTCTTCCCGGATGTGCCATAA